From a region of the Acanthochromis polyacanthus isolate Apoly-LR-REF ecotype Palm Island chromosome 3, KAUST_Apoly_ChrSc, whole genome shotgun sequence genome:
- the LOC110950665 gene encoding elongation factor 1-alpha 1, with the protein MGKEKLHINIVVIGHVDSGKSTTTGHLIYKCGGIDKRTIEKFEKEAAEMGKGSFKYAWVLDKLKAERERGITIDISLWKFETSKYYVTIIDAPGHRDFIKNMITGTSQADCAVLIVAAGVGEFEAGISKNGQTREHALLAYTLGVKQLIVGINKMDSTEPNYSQKRYEEIVKEVSTYIKKIGYNPDTVAFVPISGWNGDNMLEPSPNMTWFKGWKINRKDGNASGTTLLEALDAIQPPTRPTDKPLRLPLQDVYKIGGIGTVPVGRVETGILKPGMVVTFAPVNVTTEVKSVEMHHEALTEALPGDNVGFNVKNVSVKDIRRGNVAGDSRNDPPQEAASFTSQVIILNHPGQISAGYAPVLDCHTAHIACKFAELKEKIDRRSGKKLEDNPKSLKSGDAAIVDMIPGKPMCVESFSEYPPLGRFAVRDMRQTVAVGVIKGVEKKAPTSGKITKSAQKAQKAK; encoded by the exons ATGGGGAAGGAGAAGCTCCACATAAACATTGTGGTCATAGGACATGTCGACTCCGGCAAGTCCACCACCACTGGCCACCTCATCTACAAGTGTGGGGGCATTGACAAAAGGACAATTGAGAAGTTTGAGAAGGAGGCTGCAGAG ATGGGAAAGGGTTCCTTCAAATATGCCTGGGTTCTTGACAAGCTGAAGGCTGAGCGTGAGCGTGGCATCACCATTGATATCTCTCTTTGGAAGTTTGAGACCAGCAAGTACTATGTCACGATCATCGATGCTCCAGGACACAGGGACTTCATCAAGAACATGATCACCGGGACCTCTCAG GCCGACTGTGCTGTGCTGATTGTGGCTGCCGGAGTCGGTGAGTTTGAGGCCGGCATCTCAAAGAATGGACAGACTCGTGAACACGCCCTGCTCGCCTACACTCTGGGAGTGAAGCAGCTCATTGTGGGCATAAACAAGATGGATTCCACTGAGCCCAACTACAGCCAGAAGCGCTACGAGGAGATCGTGAAGGAAGTCAGCACCTACATCAAGAAGATCGGCTACAACCCCGACACTGTGGCCTTTGTGCCCATTTCTGGCTGGAACGGAGACAACATGTTGGAACCCAGCCCTAAC ATGACTTGGTTCAAGGGCTGGAAGATCAACCGTAAAGATGGGAATGCTTCAGGCACCACCCTGCTGGAGGCTCTGGATGCCATCCAGCCTCCAACTCGCCCCACCGACAAGCCCCTCCGTCTGCCTCTACAGGACGTCTACAAGATTGGAG GCATTGGTACCGTTCCTGTGGGCCGTGTAGAGACAGGAATCCTAAAGCCTGGCATGGTGGTGACTTTCGCACCTGTCAACGTGACCACTGAGGTCAAGTCTGTGGAGATGCACCATGAGGCCCTGACTGAGGCGCTGCCCGGTGACAATGTGGGCTTCAATGTCAAAAATGTGTCCGTGAAGGACATCCGCCGCGGCAACGTGGCCGGAGACAGCAGGAACGACCCTCCTCAAGAGGCGGCGAGTTTCACCTCTCAG GTGATTATCCTGAACCACCCCGGTCAGATCAGTGCTGGCTACGCCCCTGTGCTGGACTGCCACACTGCACACATCGCATGCAAATTCGCAGAGCTTAAGGAAAAGATTGACCGTCGCTCTGGTAAGAAGCTTGAGGACAATCCCAAGTCGCTGAAGTCTGGAGATGCTGCCATTGTGGATATGATCCCCGGCAAACCCATGTGTGTGGAGAGCTTCTCTGAGTACCCGCCGCTGG GCCGATTTGCTGTCCGTGACATGCGTCAGACGGTGGCAGTGGGAGTGATCAAAGGTGTGGAGAAGAAAGCCCCGACAAGCGGTAAGATCACCAAGTCTGCACAGAAGGCGCAGAAGGCCAAATGA